One Acidobacteriota bacterium DNA window includes the following coding sequences:
- a CDS encoding LysM peptidoglycan-binding domain-containing protein, with amino-acid sequence MIAEKATIDAEAVVKLIEAEKAKAAEKAKAEAKKEFEEALKAHPLNWVVRKGECLWKISEYEQIYGDPFQWPVIYKANKFQIKDPDLIYPGQSLVIPRNVPKDQIEEAIRFAKRRKWPVPDYLFDGK; translated from the coding sequence ATGATCGCGGAAAAGGCGACGATCGATGCTGAGGCGGTGGTGAAGTTGATCGAGGCGGAGAAGGCAAAGGCGGCGGAGAAGGCGAAGGCGGAAGCCAAGAAGGAGTTTGAGGAAGCGCTGAAGGCACATCCCCTCAACTGGGTGGTGAGGAAGGGTGAGTGCCTCTGGAAGATCTCCGAATATGAGCAGATCTATGGGGATCCCTTCCAGTGGCCCGTGATCTACAAGGCGAACAAATTCCAGATTAAGGATCCCGACCTCATTTATCCGGGGCAGAGCTTGGTCATTCCGCGGAATGTGCCTAAGGACCAGATTGAAGAGGCGATCCGCTTCGCCAAGCGGAGAAAGTGGCCCGTACCCGACTATCTGTTCGATGGTAAATAG
- a CDS encoding PhoH family protein gives MKTIVLPEEGLKELYGVKDENLKLLEERLGVSIAARGNNLMIEGDEEKVAFAERIINEFVRLVKGGYSIKNGDFKVAVKLLSENPSLSLAEFFLSTRIHPSTKKEVSPKSVNQKRYIEAIKRYDIVFGIGPAGTGKTYLAMAMALSALESKLVSRIILTRPALEAGEKLGFLPGDLLEKVNPYLRPLYDALYDLTHIDKAHRLLERGYIEIAPIAFMRGRTLSDSFVILDEAQNTTVEQMKMFLTRIGLNSKVVVTGDITQIDLPQGTLSGLKEAIKILSGIKGISFIFFEKSDVVRHPLVQEIIDAFERHEKAMDEKKDKRQ, from the coding sequence ATGAAAACTATCGTTCTTCCAGAAGAGGGATTGAAGGAACTCTATGGAGTTAAAGATGAAAATCTGAAACTCCTTGAGGAGAGACTTGGGGTTAGCATCGCCGCTCGAGGAAACAATCTAATGATCGAGGGTGATGAGGAGAAGGTAGCTTTCGCCGAAAGGATAATAAACGAGTTTGTAAGGCTGGTAAAGGGAGGCTACTCGATAAAGAACGGCGATTTCAAAGTAGCGGTGAAGCTTCTTTCAGAGAACCCTTCCCTTTCTCTTGCCGAGTTTTTCCTGAGCACCCGGATCCATCCTTCAACGAAGAAAGAGGTTTCCCCGAAGAGCGTAAACCAGAAACGATATATTGAGGCGATAAAGCGATATGATATCGTCTTCGGGATAGGTCCGGCGGGGACTGGCAAAACCTATTTGGCGATGGCGATGGCTCTTTCCGCCCTTGAGAGCAAGCTGGTCTCCCGGATAATTCTCACCAGGCCCGCCCTTGAGGCAGGGGAGAAGCTCGGCTTCCTTCCCGGCGATCTTCTGGAGAAGGTGAACCCCTATCTCCGTCCTCTCTACGACGCCCTCTACGACCTCACCCACATCGATAAGGCACATCGTCTCCTCGAGCGGGGTTATATTGAGATAGCCCCGATCGCTTTTATGCGGGGGAGGACCCTGAGCGATTCCTTTGTTATTTTAGACGAGGCGCAGAACACCACCGTGGAGCAGATGAAGATGTTCCTCACCCGAATCGGGCTGAACTCCAAGGTGGTGGTTACCGGCGATATCACCCAGATCGATCTCCCTCAGGGAACCCTTTCTGGCTTGAAGGAGGCGATTAAAATCCTTTCTGGGATCAAGGGTATCTCCTTTATCTTTTTCGAAAAGAGCGATGTCGTCCGTCATCCTCTGGTTCAGGAGATAATTGATGCCTTCGAACGCCACGAGAAAGCGATGGATGAGAAGAAGGATAAGAGGCAATGA